One region of Rhodospirillaceae bacterium genomic DNA includes:
- a CDS encoding isoleucine--tRNA ligase encodes MTAETTKPDYKNTVFLPKTDFPMRGDLPKKEPAILESWLKDDLYGKLRASTKGKTKFVLHDGPPYANGNIHIGHALNKILKDVINRSQQMLGKDAHYVPGWDCHGLPIEWMIEEQYRKAGKNKDEVEINEFRRQCRDFAAKWIDVQREEFKRLGIFGDWDHPYLTMSFPAEAQIVREIGKFLMNGGLFRGSKPVMWSVVEKTALAEAEVEYHDHVSNTIWVKFPIAKGPDALKGASIVIWTTTPWTIPGNRAIAFGKDIDYVGLEVTGTGEGAHVKSGDRLVVAADLRSAFEEKAAITTAKVIWSGKGSDLVGSVTHHPFHGSGYDFDVRPYAGDFVSIEAGTGFVHIAPGHGADDYELGLANGVEVPQTVGPDGAYYDHVPLFAGKRVMNQYGKKGDADDSVIAALTERGMLVARAQITHSYPHSWRSKAPIIFRNTPQWFISMEKNDLRKTALSEIEKTRFVPAGGKNRLYSMIENRPDWCISRQRAWGVPIAVFVNKKTQEPLRDQKVIDRIADAFMKEGADAWYSSAPSRFLGNDYNPDDFEQVKDIVDVWFDSGSTHAFVLEPRNRADPTWDMQWPASLYLEGSDQHRGWFHSSLLESVGTRGKAPYKAVMTHGFTLDEQGRKMSKSLGNVVAPQKVMAKSGADILRLWVVSTDYADDQRIGNEILKHSAEAYRRLRNTLRYLLGALKGWDEAERLAPAEMPELDRWVLHRLSELDAKVRETAEGFDFHTLFTELHNFCAVDLSAFYFDIRKDALYCDRPDSNRRRATRTVLHEVFSALTAWLAPILCFTAEEAWQARPWANQGGKDGEESVHLRVIPILPTSWKDEALAAKWGKIRDIRRVVTGALELARAEKKIGASLQAHPIVYLSAERLEQLKGLNLSEISITSGITISTDPAPADAQTQPDVDGVAVVVNLAGGEKCERCWQVLPEVGKNAAHSTLCHRCADAVGAA; translated from the coding sequence ATGACCGCCGAGACCACCAAGCCCGATTACAAGAACACCGTCTTCCTGCCGAAGACCGACTTTCCCATGCGCGGCGACCTGCCGAAGAAGGAACCGGCGATCCTCGAATCATGGTTGAAGGACGACCTCTACGGCAAGCTGCGCGCCAGCACCAAGGGCAAGACCAAGTTCGTGCTCCATGACGGCCCGCCTTACGCCAACGGCAACATCCATATCGGCCACGCCCTCAACAAGATCCTCAAAGACGTCATCAACCGCTCGCAGCAGATGCTGGGCAAGGATGCGCATTACGTGCCGGGCTGGGACTGCCACGGCCTGCCGATCGAATGGATGATCGAGGAACAGTACCGCAAGGCCGGCAAGAACAAGGACGAGGTGGAGATCAACGAGTTCCGCCGCCAATGCCGCGACTTCGCCGCCAAATGGATCGACGTACAGCGCGAGGAGTTCAAGCGCCTCGGCATTTTCGGCGATTGGGATCATCCCTACCTCACCATGAGCTTCCCGGCCGAGGCGCAGATCGTGCGCGAGATCGGCAAGTTCCTGATGAATGGCGGCCTGTTCCGCGGCTCGAAGCCCGTGATGTGGTCGGTCGTCGAGAAGACGGCGCTGGCCGAAGCCGAGGTCGAATATCATGACCATGTCAGCAACACGATCTGGGTGAAGTTCCCCATTGCCAAAGGCCCGGATGCCCTTAAGGGTGCATCGATCGTCATCTGGACGACGACGCCCTGGACCATACCCGGCAACCGCGCCATCGCGTTTGGCAAGGACATCGATTATGTCGGGCTGGAAGTCACCGGCACCGGCGAGGGTGCCCATGTGAAGTCCGGCGACCGGCTCGTCGTCGCTGCCGATCTCCGCAGCGCGTTCGAGGAGAAGGCCGCGATCACCACCGCCAAGGTGATCTGGTCGGGCAAGGGTTCGGACCTTGTCGGCAGTGTCACCCATCATCCGTTCCACGGATCGGGCTATGATTTCGACGTGCGGCCCTATGCCGGCGATTTCGTCTCGATCGAGGCCGGCACCGGCTTCGTGCACATCGCCCCCGGCCACGGCGCCGACGATTACGAGCTGGGCCTTGCCAATGGCGTCGAAGTGCCGCAGACGGTCGGTCCCGACGGCGCCTATTACGACCATGTGCCGCTCTTTGCCGGCAAGCGTGTCATGAACCAGTACGGCAAGAAGGGCGATGCCGACGATTCCGTGATCGCAGCCTTGACCGAGCGCGGCATGCTGGTGGCGCGCGCGCAGATCACACATTCCTATCCGCATTCCTGGCGCTCGAAGGCGCCGATCATCTTCCGCAACACGCCGCAATGGTTCATCTCGATGGAGAAGAACGATCTGCGCAAGACGGCACTCTCCGAAATCGAGAAGACGCGCTTCGTGCCCGCGGGCGGCAAGAACCGGCTCTATTCGATGATCGAGAACCGGCCCGATTGGTGCATCAGCCGCCAGCGTGCCTGGGGCGTGCCCATCGCCGTCTTCGTCAACAAGAAGACGCAGGAACCGCTGCGCGACCAGAAGGTCATCGACCGCATCGCCGACGCCTTCATGAAGGAAGGCGCCGATGCCTGGTACTCAAGTGCGCCTTCGCGCTTCCTCGGCAATGACTACAACCCCGATGATTTCGAGCAGGTGAAGGACATCGTCGATGTCTGGTTCGATTCCGGCTCGACCCATGCCTTCGTGCTGGAGCCGCGCAACCGCGCCGACCCGACCTGGGACATGCAGTGGCCGGCCTCGCTCTATCTCGAAGGCTCCGACCAGCATCGCGGCTGGTTCCATTCCTCGCTGCTGGAAAGCGTCGGGACGCGTGGCAAGGCGCCCTACAAGGCGGTCATGACCCACGGCTTCACGCTCGACGAGCAGGGCCGCAAGATGTCGAAATCGCTCGGCAACGTCGTCGCCCCGCAGAAGGTGATGGCGAAGTCCGGCGCCGACATCCTGCGCCTGTGGGTCGTCTCGACCGACTATGCCGACGACCAGCGCATCGGCAACGAGATCCTGAAACACTCCGCCGAAGCCTATCGGCGTCTCCGCAATACGCTGCGCTATCTGCTGGGCGCCCTCAAGGGCTGGGACGAGGCCGAGCGCCTGGCCCCCGCCGAGATGCCGGAGCTCGACCGCTGGGTTCTCCACCGTCTTTCCGAACTCGACGCCAAGGTGCGCGAGACGGCGGAAGGGTTCGACTTCCACACCCTCTTCACCGAGCTCCACAATTTCTGCGCGGTCGATCTCTCGGCCTTCTATTTCGACATCCGCAAGGACGCCCTCTATTGCGACCGGCCGGATTCCAACCGCCGCCGGGCGACAAGGACCGTGCTCCATGAGGTGTTCTCGGCGCTCACAGCTTGGCTGGCGCCGATCCTCTGCTTCACAGCTGAGGAAGCCTGGCAGGCACGTCCCTGGGCAAATCAGGGGGGGAAGGATGGCGAGGAAAGCGTGCATCTGCGCGTCATTCCGATCCTGCCCACCTCCTGGAAGGATGAGGCGCTGGCGGCAAAATGGGGCAAGATCCGCGACATCCGCCGCGTCGTCACCGGTGCCCTGGAATTGGCGCGTGCCGAGAAGAAGATCGGCGCCAGCCTCCAGGCGCACCCCATCGTCTATCTCTCAGCCGAGCGTCTGGAGCAGCTAAAGGGTTTGAACTTAAGCGAAATTTCCATCACCTCCGGCATCACGATCAGCACCGATCCAGCCCCCGCCGACGCCCAGACCCAGCCAGACGTCGATGGCGTCGCGGTCGTGGTCAATCTGGCTGGGGGCGAGAAATGCGAACGCTGCTGGCAGGTCCTGCCGGAAGTCGGCAAAAATGCAGCCCATTCAACGCTTTGCCATCGCTGCGCCGATGCGGTCGGGGCGGCCTGA
- the lspA gene encoding signal peptidase II gives MRIATPSLFRNSILLAGLIIAADQFTKWLVMFEIMNPPRVIPVVPSLNIVMAWNTGVSFSMLQGTGPWLLSALALAVSLGLLIWLGRLTHRLPGYAVGFIIGGAVGNVIDRLRFGAVFDFIDFYVGDWHWPAFNLADSAIFVGVVLLLFDSLFHQPDRGKNSAGSEAP, from the coding sequence ATGCGCATCGCGACCCCGAGCCTCTTCCGCAATTCGATCCTCCTTGCCGGGCTGATCATCGCCGCCGACCAGTTCACCAAGTGGTTGGTCATGTTCGAAATCATGAACCCGCCGCGGGTCATTCCGGTGGTGCCCTCGCTCAACATCGTGATGGCCTGGAACACCGGGGTGAGCTTCAGCATGCTGCAGGGTACCGGCCCCTGGCTCCTCTCCGCCCTTGCCCTCGCCGTCAGCCTGGGGCTGCTGATCTGGCTGGGGCGCCTCACGCATCGCCTGCCGGGCTATGCCGTTGGCTTCATCATCGGTGGGGCGGTCGGCAATGTCATTGACCGGCTGCGCTTCGGCGCGGTCTTTGATTTTATTGATTTTTACGTTGGCGATTGGCATTGGCCGGCCTTCAACCTTGCCGATTCCGCCATTTTCGTGGGGGTCGTTCTGCTGCTGTTCGACAGCTTGTTTCATCAGCCGGATCGGGGTAAAAATAGCGCCGGATCGGAGGCTCCCTAA
- a CDS encoding DUF3035 domain-containing protein, whose translation MRARLIVTAVGLLALPALVGGCSNTTKEALGLTKRSPDEFEVVSNAPLSMPPDYNLRPPAPGSPRPQEGTARDQAQQVVFGYPGAGGVPSKLPEIGVGEASSAQSAGEASLLQSVGMAGVDPNIRQVVDAETSEDEADSQQLVDSIVFWRKPEPYGTVVDPTEEQKRLQENAALGNAPTQGDVPIIERKKKGLLEGLF comes from the coding sequence ATGCGCGCAAGACTCATCGTCACTGCTGTTGGCCTGTTGGCCCTGCCCGCCCTGGTCGGCGGCTGTTCCAACACCACCAAGGAAGCGCTCGGCCTGACCAAGCGCTCGCCGGATGAATTCGAGGTCGTCTCCAACGCCCCTCTCTCCATGCCGCCGGATTACAATCTGCGCCCGCCCGCGCCCGGTTCGCCCCGGCCGCAGGAAGGGACCGCGCGCGATCAGGCGCAGCAGGTGGTGTTCGGCTATCCGGGCGCCGGTGGCGTGCCCTCCAAATTGCCGGAAATCGGCGTCGGCGAAGCCTCCAGCGCCCAATCGGCCGGTGAAGCCTCGCTGCTGCAATCGGTCGGCATGGCCGGGGTCGATCCCAATATCCGCCAGGTGGTGGATGCCGAGACCAGCGAAGACGAAGCGGATTCGCAGCAGCTGGTCGACAGCATCGTGTTCTGGCGCAAGCCCGAACCCTACGGCACCGTGGTCGATCCCACCGAGGAACAGAAGCGCCTGCAGGAAAATGCGGCGCTGGGCAACGCGCCCACCCAGGGCGATGTGCCGATCATCGAACGCAAGAAAAAAGGCCTGCTGGAAGGGTTGTTCTAG
- a CDS encoding insulinase family protein, translated as MFYKLNRLLRPAALCAGLSFCLMAPLPAGAEMFDAESFTLQNGMEVVVLPRHLAPVVYQVVVYKVGAADGEPGKNGIAHFLEHLMFKATSTMAAGQFSQDVDRLGGTDNAFTNQDMTAYHQEIAAEHLPLIMAAEADRMVNLQLDDSVVLPERDVILNERGQTVESDPGSRLIEAMTAAIYQNHPYGLPIIGWRHEMEGYTTEDALRFYRRWYAPNNAILVVAGDVTLEQVKALAEKNFGSLPARKLPERVRLQEPPAEAPRRLSLASPEVEHPSIWRRYLAPSYRTAAENDPKAPYALSLLSEILGGGAVGRLYRRLVIDESLALSAGASFNGDPRDYGSFTFYASPRDPAELVKVEAALDAEIALLLKDGISETELTEARNRLLMEATKARDSLNGPALLVAEALASGETLEDIQAWPDRIQAVTVEDVMRAARAVLTEDNSVTATLTPPLPADTVVAP; from the coding sequence ATGTTTTACAAACTCAATCGTCTCCTGAGGCCGGCTGCCCTGTGCGCCGGCCTTAGTTTTTGCCTCATGGCCCCGCTGCCCGCCGGCGCTGAGATGTTCGATGCCGAGAGCTTCACGCTCCAGAACGGCATGGAGGTCGTGGTACTGCCGCGTCACCTGGCGCCCGTCGTCTATCAGGTCGTGGTCTACAAGGTGGGGGCGGCGGATGGCGAGCCGGGCAAGAACGGCATCGCCCATTTCCTGGAACATCTGATGTTCAAGGCGACGAGCACGATGGCGGCCGGCCAGTTCAGCCAGGATGTCGACCGCCTGGGCGGTACCGACAATGCCTTCACCAACCAGGACATGACCGCCTACCACCAGGAGATCGCGGCCGAGCATCTGCCCCTCATCATGGCGGCTGAGGCCGATCGCATGGTCAATCTGCAGCTCGACGACAGCGTCGTCCTGCCGGAACGGGACGTCATCCTCAACGAGCGCGGCCAGACGGTCGAGAGCGATCCCGGCAGCCGCCTCATTGAGGCGATGACCGCGGCCATCTACCAGAACCATCCCTATGGCTTGCCGATCATCGGCTGGCGCCATGAGATGGAGGGCTACACGACCGAGGACGCCTTGCGCTTCTATCGCCGCTGGTACGCCCCCAACAACGCCATCCTGGTGGTGGCGGGCGACGTGACCCTGGAACAGGTGAAGGCGCTGGCGGAGAAGAATTTCGGATCCCTGCCGGCCCGAAAACTGCCCGAGCGCGTGCGCCTTCAGGAACCGCCGGCAGAAGCACCAAGGCGCCTCTCTTTGGCAAGCCCCGAGGTCGAACATCCCAGCATCTGGCGCCGCTATCTGGCACCCAGCTATCGCACCGCTGCCGAGAACGACCCGAAAGCGCCCTACGCCCTCAGCCTGCTCTCCGAGATTCTCGGTGGTGGCGCCGTCGGAAGGCTTTACCGCCGCCTGGTCATCGATGAGAGCCTGGCGCTGAGCGCCGGTGCCAGCTTCAATGGCGACCCGCGTGACTATGGTAGCTTCACCTTCTATGCGAGCCCCCGCGACCCCGCCGAGCTGGTCAAGGTCGAGGCGGCACTCGATGCCGAAATCGCGCTGCTGCTCAAGGACGGCATCAGCGAGACGGAACTGACCGAAGCACGGAACCGATTGCTGATGGAAGCCACCAAGGCGCGCGACAGTCTCAACGGCCCGGCCTTGCTGGTGGCCGAAGCGCTTGCCAGCGGCGAGACCCTGGAGGATATCCAGGCCTGGCCAGACCGAATCCAGGCCGTCACAGTTGAGGACGTGATGCGCGCCGCGCGCGCCGTGCTGACGGAGGATAACAGTGTCACCGCCACGCTGACGCCGCCGCTGCCCGCAGACACGGTGGTCGCCCCATGA
- a CDS encoding insulinase family protein, with protein MNMKQIILAAFLAVLTLVPQSAAATEIQRVTSPAGIEIWLVEDHTVPVISLAFGFEGGTAADPKGKEGVATLASGLFDEGAGELDSRAFQQRIAELGLDYGFTASADSFTGGLRTLTENKEAAVDLLALALTKPRFDPEPVERMRKQFLISIEGEQRDPRSAAYRTLERKMLGDHPYAQSNYGSKESMSALTPDDLRQFLKDRLTRDHLFVAAAGDINAADLGKLVDRAFAGLPATGVAAAVPEAIVTPTGSLSVVERDIPQAAVLFAQPGVKRSDKDFFAVYLMNYVLGGGGFSSRLMTELREKRGLTYGINTDLVTLDHVGFLTGSFETPNAKVKESLDLLRAEWQRMAEQGPTAEELESARTYLLGYYPRNLTTTSKAAETLLGIQMDHLGIDYMEKRREEISAVTIDDVKRVAKALLKSDALTVVVAGKPEGLEGAELVPGQ; from the coding sequence ATGAACATGAAACAGATCATCTTGGCCGCCTTTCTGGCGGTGCTGACGCTGGTGCCGCAAAGCGCCGCTGCCACAGAGATCCAGCGCGTCACGAGCCCGGCCGGCATCGAAATCTGGCTGGTCGAGGACCATACGGTGCCGGTGATCTCTCTGGCCTTCGGCTTCGAAGGCGGCACCGCCGCCGACCCCAAGGGCAAGGAAGGTGTGGCGACGCTGGCGTCCGGGCTGTTCGATGAGGGGGCGGGCGAGCTTGATTCCCGCGCCTTCCAGCAACGCATTGCCGAGCTTGGCCTCGATTACGGCTTTACCGCCAGCGCCGACAGTTTCACCGGCGGGCTGCGCACCTTGACCGAGAACAAGGAGGCGGCCGTCGATCTGCTGGCGCTCGCCCTCACCAAACCGCGCTTCGATCCGGAACCGGTCGAACGCATGCGCAAGCAGTTCCTGATCAGCATCGAGGGCGAGCAGCGCGACCCGCGTTCCGCCGCTTACCGCACGCTGGAACGTAAAATGCTGGGCGATCACCCCTATGCCCAATCCAATTACGGCAGCAAGGAATCGATGTCGGCGCTGACACCTGACGATCTGCGGCAGTTCCTCAAGGATCGGCTGACCCGCGATCATCTTTTCGTGGCTGCCGCCGGCGACATTAACGCCGCGGATCTCGGCAAGCTGGTCGACCGCGCCTTTGCCGGCCTGCCGGCGACCGGAGTCGCCGCCGCCGTGCCGGAAGCGATTGTGACGCCGACCGGGTCACTGTCGGTGGTCGAACGCGATATCCCGCAGGCGGCGGTGCTGTTCGCACAGCCCGGCGTGAAGCGCAGCGACAAGGACTTCTTTGCCGTCTACCTCATGAATTACGTGCTGGGCGGTGGTGGGTTTTCATCGCGGTTGATGACGGAGCTGCGCGAGAAGCGCGGGCTCACCTACGGCATCAATACCGATCTGGTGACACTCGATCACGTCGGGTTTCTGACTGGCAGCTTTGAAACGCCCAATGCCAAGGTCAAGGAATCACTCGACCTCCTGCGCGCAGAATGGCAGCGCATGGCCGAACAAGGCCCGACGGCCGAAGAACTGGAATCGGCCCGCACTTATCTGCTGGGCTATTATCCGCGCAACCTCACCACGACCTCGAAGGCGGCAGAGACCCTGCTCGGCATCCAGATGGATCACCTGGGCATCGACTACATGGAAAAGCGCCGCGAGGAAATTTCCGCCGTCACCATCGACGATGTGAAGCGGGTGGCGAAGGCTCTGCTGAAGTCGGATGCGCTGACCGTCGTGGTGGCCGGCAAGCCGGAAGGCTTGGAAGGCGCGGAGCTGGTGCCTGGGCAGTAA
- a CDS encoding multidrug effflux MFS transporter: MTASANEPISRVTLVTLTSLVAMGPLSTDFYLPALPSIAKYFDVAEAHAQATLSAFLIGFAAAILVYGPLSDRFGRRPVLAGGIVIFTLASLGCMLSDSIGMLVLFRFLQALGACAGPVISRAMVRDLVGANGAARVFSYLSAAVALAPAIAPIIGGFLTDAFGWRACFAALTLYGAGGLIAVFTVLRETNTQRDMSAANPLAWFRIYGALVKHRGYFGYVLAATFGYSGIFCFISGSSFVFIDVLQVPAKYFGFCFGVFVIGYIIGATSGGKLSKRLTASQLVGLGSLIALLSALALVAINLIAPASVWTVLAPLLPYMIGVGMTLPAAQAGAIGPFPRSAGAASALLGFVQMTVAAAIGAVLGVIGSPSPMPMTLMIAGTGVAQIACYWFVIRKAPAT, from the coding sequence ATGACTGCCTCCGCCAACGAACCCATCAGCCGCGTGACCCTCGTCACCCTCACCTCGCTGGTGGCGATGGGGCCGCTGTCGACGGATTTTTATCTGCCGGCGCTGCCATCTATCGCGAAGTATTTTGATGTTGCCGAGGCGCATGCGCAGGCGACGCTGTCGGCGTTCCTCATTGGCTTTGCCGCCGCCATCCTGGTCTATGGGCCGCTCTCCGACCGCTTCGGCCGGCGGCCGGTGCTGGCCGGCGGAATCGTGATCTTCACCCTGGCCAGCCTGGGCTGCATGCTGTCGGACAGTATCGGCATGCTGGTGCTGTTCCGCTTCCTGCAGGCGCTGGGTGCCTGTGCGGGTCCAGTCATCTCGCGCGCCATGGTGCGCGATCTGGTCGGCGCCAATGGAGCGGCGCGCGTCTTCTCTTATTTGAGCGCAGCGGTTGCCCTGGCCCCGGCCATCGCCCCCATCATCGGCGGGTTCCTGACCGATGCCTTCGGCTGGCGCGCCTGTTTCGCGGCCCTCACTCTTTACGGTGCCGGCGGGCTCATCGCGGTGTTCACGGTGCTGAGGGAAACCAACACCCAGCGCGACATGAGTGCCGCCAATCCGCTGGCCTGGTTTCGCATCTATGGCGCATTGGTCAAGCATCGCGGCTATTTCGGCTATGTGCTGGCGGCGACCTTCGGCTATAGCGGGATCTTCTGCTTCATCTCAGGGTCCAGCTTCGTCTTCATCGATGTGCTGCAGGTGCCGGCCAAATATTTCGGCTTCTGCTTCGGCGTGTTCGTGATCGGGTACATCATCGGCGCCACCAGCGGCGGCAAGCTGTCGAAACGGCTCACCGCATCGCAGCTGGTGGGACTGGGATCGCTGATAGCGCTCCTCAGCGCGCTGGCGCTGGTAGCCATCAACCTCATTGCCCCGGCATCGGTCTGGACCGTGCTGGCCCCCTTGCTGCCCTATATGATCGGCGTTGGCATGACGCTGCCGGCGGCGCAGGCCGGCGCCATCGGCCCCTTCCCGCGATCGGCAGGTGCCGCCTCGGCGCTCCTCGGCTTCGTGCAGATGACGGTCGCAGCCGCGATCGGCGCCGTGCTGGGTGTCATCGGTTCGCCCTCGCCCATGCCGATGACCTTGATGATTGCCGGAACTGGCGTGGCGCAGATCGCCTGCTACTGGTTCGTCATCCGGAAAGCGCCTGCTACCTAG
- a CDS encoding PBP1A family penicillin-binding protein, protein MTTSDSGQSGNSAKPGRKWRRRLAIFALKWGLVASIWGGFIALIFVAWCAYDLPDVSKLNEIKRRASVSLIASDGSLIASYGDLYGSAVALRDLPAYLPQAVIATEDRRFYSHFGLDLKGLARAVYVNLTQGRLVQGGSSITQQLAKNIFLTPERSIHRKGQEVLLALWLERNFTKDQILELYLNRVYFGAGTYGIDAASRKYFGHPAAEASMFESAMLAGMLKAPSRYNPLNDKTLARDRATLVLQNMVAADFIDQDVADAAATMTAPSVSAEAKGQIGQFYADWVLDQVSSYVGFSDQDLVVETTLDPVQQRAAEQHLSQTMAELGPKQNASQAALVAMTPDGAVKAMVGGVSYRASQFNRATQAMRQPGSAFKTFVFLAAFEAGYGPGNMFTDGPIRIGKWQPGNYNDKFYGEVSLREAFARSLNSVAVQLSEQVGRRQVIAAAQRLGITTPIGNDASIALGTSETTLLEMTTAYTVFANQGKGVWPYAISRITTRSGQVLYERGGSGPGRVASAGATNEMLDVMASVVDWGTGKKAKIDRPAYGKTGTSQNFRDAWFVGLTADLVTGVWVGNDNGAAMDKVTGGSLPVVIWHDFMSDVLANVPPRDIPRPTGGALVASAGAPVDLVPEISQPAAQPEEESGIGSLLDTILGGGDASPDSGTKKTAPADKKPYYQQREDQGRD, encoded by the coding sequence ATGACGACAAGCGACTCGGGACAGAGCGGCAATTCGGCAAAACCGGGGCGTAAGTGGCGCCGCCGGCTGGCCATCTTCGCCCTGAAATGGGGTCTGGTGGCATCGATCTGGGGCGGCTTTATCGCCCTCATCTTCGTGGCCTGGTGCGCCTATGACCTGCCGGACGTCTCCAAGCTCAACGAGATCAAGCGCCGCGCCTCGGTAAGCCTGATTGCCAGCGACGGCAGCCTCATCGCCTCCTATGGCGATCTCTATGGCAGCGCGGTGGCACTGCGTGATCTCCCGGCCTATCTGCCCCAGGCCGTGATCGCGACCGAAGATCGGCGCTTCTACAGCCATTTCGGCCTCGACCTCAAAGGCCTGGCGCGCGCCGTCTATGTCAACCTCACCCAGGGCCGCCTGGTGCAGGGCGGCAGCTCCATCACCCAGCAGCTGGCCAAGAACATCTTCCTGACGCCGGAACGCTCGATCCATCGCAAGGGCCAGGAGGTGCTGCTGGCCCTGTGGCTGGAGCGCAATTTCACCAAGGACCAGATCCTCGAGCTCTATCTCAACCGTGTCTATTTCGGCGCCGGCACCTATGGCATCGACGCCGCCTCGCGCAAATATTTCGGCCACCCGGCGGCGGAAGCCAGCATGTTCGAATCCGCCATGCTGGCCGGCATGCTGAAGGCACCGTCGCGCTACAACCCCCTGAACGACAAGACCCTCGCCCGCGACCGCGCCACGCTGGTGCTGCAGAACATGGTCGCGGCCGATTTCATCGACCAGGATGTGGCCGACGCGGCCGCCACCATGACGGCCCCCTCGGTCAGTGCCGAGGCCAAAGGGCAGATCGGCCAGTTCTATGCCGATTGGGTGCTGGACCAGGTCTCGTCCTATGTCGGCTTCTCCGACCAGGATCTGGTGGTCGAAACCACGCTCGACCCGGTCCAGCAACGCGCGGCCGAACAGCATCTCAGCCAGACCATGGCCGAGCTTGGCCCCAAGCAGAATGCCTCCCAGGCGGCCCTCGTTGCGATGACGCCGGACGGTGCGGTGAAGGCCATGGTGGGCGGTGTCTCCTACCGCGCCAGCCAGTTCAACCGCGCGACGCAGGCCATGCGTCAGCCGGGCTCCGCGTTCAAGACCTTCGTCTTCCTCGCCGCCTTCGAGGCTGGCTACGGTCCCGGCAACATGTTCACCGATGGGCCGATCCGCATCGGCAAATGGCAGCCCGGCAATTACAACGACAAATTCTATGGCGAGGTCAGTCTGCGCGAAGCCTTTGCGCGCTCGCTCAATTCGGTGGCGGTGCAACTTTCGGAACAGGTCGGCCGCAGACAAGTCATCGCGGCTGCGCAACGATTGGGAATCACCACGCCGATCGGCAACGACGCCTCGATCGCCCTCGGCACCTCCGAGACGACGCTCCTCGAAATGACCACCGCCTATACGGTCTTTGCCAATCAGGGCAAGGGCGTCTGGCCCTATGCCATCAGCCGCATCACCACGCGCAGCGGCCAGGTACTTTACGAGCGCGGCGGCTCCGGCCCCGGCCGTGTCGCCAGTGCGGGTGCCACCAACGAAATGCTCGACGTCATGGCCTCGGTGGTCGATTGGGGTACGGGCAAGAAGGCCAAGATCGACCGTCCGGCCTATGGCAAGACCGGCACCAGCCAGAATTTCCGCGATGCCTGGTTCGTCGGCCTCACCGCCGATCTGGTGACAGGTGTGTGGGTCGGCAACGACAATGGCGCCGCCATGGACAAGGTGACCGGTGGCTCGCTGCCGGTCGTCATCTGGCATGATTTCATGAGCGACGTGCTGGCCAATGTGCCGCCGCGCGACATCCCGCGACCGACCGGTGGCGCGCTGGTGGCCAGCGCCGGCGCACCGGTCGACCTGGTGCCCGAGATTTCCCAGCCCGCGGCACAGCCCGAAGAGGAGTCCGGCATCGGCTCACTGCTCGACACGATTCTGGGCGGTGGCGATGCCTCGCCTGACTCAGGCACCAAGAAAACAGCACCGGCCGACAAGAAGCCCTATTACCAGCAGCGCGAAGACCAGGGCCGCGATTGA